A section of the Campylobacter porcelli genome encodes:
- a CDS encoding diheme cytochrome c, with the protein MRFLLFIFVAILSLQAKGLDVKPVDNELYKKECATCHFGYQPGLMPTQSWEFIMKNLADHYGTDASIDDKTNKSILSYLLANASQNAMNYKKSAKITKSLENGVLYQSITEIPYHIKKHKKIEKWMITQKEVKTLSNCTACHKKADLGIYSKKTIDIPNYGAWRD; encoded by the coding sequence ATGAGATTTTTACTATTTATATTTGTAGCTATTTTAAGCTTACAAGCAAAGGGCTTAGATGTAAAACCAGTAGATAATGAGCTATATAAAAAAGAGTGTGCCACTTGTCATTTTGGCTATCAGCCAGGTCTTATGCCAACTCAGTCTTGGGAGTTTATAATGAAAAATTTAGCCGATCACTATGGCACTGATGCGAGCATTGATGATAAGACAAATAAAAGCATACTTAGCTATCTTTTGGCAAATGCTAGTCAAAATGCGATGAATTATAAAAAAAGTGCGAAAATCACAAAATCGCTAGAAAATGGCGTTTTATACCAGTCTATAACTGAAATTCCATACCATATAAAAAAGCATAAAAAGATAGAAAAATGGATGATTACGCAAAAAGAGGTCAAAACTCTATCAAACTGCACCGCCTGTCATAAAAAAGCCGATCTTGGAATATATAGCAAAAAAACTATAGATATACCAAATTATGGGGCTTGGCGTGATTAA
- a CDS encoding DUF1924 domain-containing protein produces the protein MKKVALLFLCAYALNAAQFNPAMQGYIDELRLEAKNLDPNFKDFDALRGEKIFTTKNIGKNSQEISCQSCHGSDLKKEATNIFTNKTIAPLSPSANPSRLSDVKEVKKWLKRNFKDVYLREGTAIEKGDVLYYLIKQ, from the coding sequence ATGAAAAAAGTAGCGTTACTATTTTTGTGTGCGTATGCTTTAAATGCCGCCCAGTTTAATCCTGCTATGCAAGGCTATATAGATGAGCTAAGGTTAGAAGCTAAAAATCTAGATCCAAATTTCAAAGATTTTGACGCTTTAAGGGGCGAAAAAATCTTTACTACCAAAAATATTGGCAAAAACTCGCAAGAAATATCCTGTCAAAGCTGCCATGGAAGCGACCTTAAAAAAGAGGCCACAAATATCTTTACAAACAAAACCATAGCCCCACTTTCGCCAAGTGCAAATCCATCTAGACTAAGTGATGTAAAAGAGGTGAAAAAATGGCTAAAAAGAAATTTTAAAGATGTATATTTAAGAGAGGGAACCGCTATAGAAAAAGGCGATGTCCTTTACTATCTAATCAAACAATAA
- the glmS gene encoding glutamine--fructose-6-phosphate transaminase (isomerizing) — MCGIVGYIGSKEKKNIILNGLKELEYRGYDSAGMAIATSDEIGYYKAVGKLENLANKMKECEYKGDGVAIGHTRWATHGKPTEINAHPHLGEYSFVIHNGIIENYKELKDELEAKGVKFISQTDTEVIVHLFEEYNKSAKTPFEAYKKTISRLKGAYATLLVTKAAPGELFFAKNAAPLIIARDGDEIYLSSSDSALIGLAKDAIYLEDGVYGVAKLGNLTIFDENNQEIKPNFTELPKDKGYALKDGYRFFMEKEIYEQSQVIAECLMGRLSDSDLNLDIDESIFNNIEEVVLCACGTSYHAALVASYLLERLAKIRASVVVASEFRYKEPFLNPNSLFIVISQSGETADTLEALKIAKRANLNTLAICNVDNSSIVRMAKEVLLTRAGIEKGVASTKAFATQVICLWMLTLKLAKIRSTISQEMLQNEIKALRNIPTIVNFDKILQEKIYRKAKHYVHGHGFFFIGRDIFYPLALEGALKLKEISYLHAEGYPAGEMKHGPIALADEGLYTIALLPQTILYDKTKSNIEELAARDAFITTISPLEFELSDDFIRINSHSHPMSEFFEIMIILQLFALEISIRLGNDVDMPRNLAKSVTVE, encoded by the coding sequence ATGTGTGGAATCGTCGGATATATAGGCAGTAAAGAGAAGAAAAATATTATATTAAATGGACTAAAAGAGCTTGAATATCGTGGTTATGATAGTGCTGGAATGGCGATTGCTACTAGCGATGAGATAGGCTATTATAAGGCAGTTGGAAAGCTTGAGAATTTAGCTAATAAGATGAAAGAGTGCGAGTATAAAGGAGATGGAGTAGCCATAGGTCATACTAGATGGGCTACCCACGGCAAACCTACTGAGATCAATGCTCATCCGCATCTTGGCGAGTATAGCTTTGTTATCCATAATGGAATTATAGAAAATTATAAAGAGCTAAAAGATGAGCTAGAAGCTAAGGGTGTGAAATTTATAAGCCAGACTGATACAGAGGTTATAGTTCATCTTTTTGAAGAGTATAATAAGAGTGCTAAAACCCCATTTGAAGCCTATAAAAAGACAATCTCAAGGCTAAAGGGTGCTTATGCTACCTTGCTTGTGACTAAGGCTGCTCCTGGTGAGCTATTTTTTGCTAAAAATGCAGCCCCTTTGATAATTGCTAGAGATGGCGATGAGATTTATCTATCTAGCTCAGACTCTGCGCTTATCGGTCTAGCTAAGGACGCTATATATCTTGAAGATGGCGTTTATGGCGTAGCAAAGCTTGGGAATTTGACTATTTTTGATGAGAATAATCAAGAGATAAAGCCAAATTTCACCGAGCTACCAAAAGATAAAGGCTACGCTTTAAAAGATGGCTATAGATTTTTTATGGAAAAAGAGATTTATGAGCAATCCCAAGTGATCGCTGAGTGCTTGATGGGTAGATTAAGCGATAGCGATCTGAATTTGGATATAGATGAGAGTATATTTAATAATATAGAAGAAGTTGTATTATGTGCGTGTGGGACGAGCTACCACGCCGCCCTTGTAGCTAGCTATCTATTAGAAAGACTTGCTAAGATTAGGGCTAGTGTGGTTGTGGCTAGTGAATTTAGATACAAAGAGCCGTTTTTAAATCCAAATTCTCTATTTATAGTAATTAGCCAAAGTGGCGAGACGGCTGATACCTTAGAGGCTTTAAAGATCGCTAAAAGGGCGAATTTAAACACCTTAGCCATATGTAATGTGGATAATTCAAGCATTGTTAGAATGGCTAAGGAGGTATTGCTCACTCGTGCTGGGATAGAAAAAGGAGTAGCAAGTACCAAGGCCTTTGCCACTCAAGTCATTTGTCTATGGATGCTAACTTTAAAATTAGCTAAAATTCGTAGCACCATAAGTCAAGAGATGCTCCAAAATGAGATTAAAGCACTTCGCAATATCCCAACTATTGTAAATTTCGATAAAATCTTACAAGAAAAAATTTATCGCAAAGCCAAGCACTATGTCCATGGGCATGGATTTTTCTTTATCGGAAGGGATATTTTTTACCCACTTGCACTTGAAGGGGCGCTTAAATTAAAAGAGATTAGCTATTTACACGCCGAGGGCTATCCAGCTGGAGAGATGAAGCACGGCCCAATAGCTTTAGCTGATGAGGGGCTATATACGATTGCGCTTTTGCCACAAACCATTTTATATGATAAAACCAAATCAAATATAGAGGAGTTAGCGGCTAGAGATGCGTTTATAACCACCATTTCTCCTTTGGAATTTGAGCTTAGCGATGATTTTATAAGGATAAATTCGCATTCGCACCCGATGAGTGAGTTTTTTGAGATTATGATTATATTACAGCTATTTGCCCTTGAGATATCTATTAGATTAGGCAATGATGTGGATATGCCACGCAATCTTGCTAAGAGTGTAACGGTGGAGTAG
- a CDS encoding tetratricopeptide repeat protein yields MKKFILIISLFFGVVDGEEVLDPKKLEISCDNGDMDACYNLGVLYDDGNGVKQNYQKAAKLYQKSCDNNHVLSCAALGRLYIFGNGVRQNHQKAAELIRKACDNNDTLSCIALGILYENGKGLRQDYTMAKEYYDKACKLGDQKGCDRYKRLSSR; encoded by the coding sequence ATGAAAAAGTTCATTTTAATAATTTCGCTATTTTTTGGCGTGGTTGATGGTGAAGAAGTTTTAGATCCTAAAAAGTTAGAAATCTCTTGCGATAATGGAGATATGGATGCTTGCTATAACCTTGGAGTTTTATATGATGATGGTAATGGTGTAAAGCAGAATTACCAAAAAGCTGCTAAGCTATATCAAAAATCCTGTGATAATAATCATGTATTGAGTTGTGCTGCTCTTGGACGCTTATATATATTTGGCAATGGAGTAAGACAAAATCACCAAAAAGCCGCTGAGTTAATTAGAAAAGCGTGTGATAATAATGATACACTTAGTTGTATTGCTCTTGGGATTTTATATGAAAATGGCAAAGGCTTAAGACAAGATTACACTATGGCTAAGGAGTATTATGATAAGGCTTGTAAATTAGGCGATCAAAAAGGTTGCGATAGATATAAAAGATTAAGTAGTAGATAA
- the murI gene encoding glutamate racemase, whose translation MVVAVFDSGFGGLSLLNEAMREIDGCDFIYFADNDNAPYGVKSIDEIKVLSIDAVEFLRPMADIIVIACNTATSAAVSELRSKFTLPIIGMEPAVKLGENSSGDILVIATPATIKGAKLNELIKRSNLSDKTYLLPMPRLVEFAQNMEFDTDKVRRYIAKELERFNRENISLLVLGCTHFNYFKDSFNALMPNCKIVDGVSGTIRQIKRKISEIGTCGKTQPVRLTYYSSKRKESINRIAPFLSRLDKMAKI comes from the coding sequence ATGGTTGTAGCGGTATTTGACTCTGGATTTGGGGGACTAAGCCTTTTAAATGAAGCTATGAGAGAGATTGATGGGTGTGATTTTATCTATTTTGCTGATAATGATAACGCACCTTATGGGGTAAAAAGCATTGATGAGATAAAAGTCCTTAGCATCGATGCGGTGGAGTTTTTACGCCCTATGGCTGATATAATCGTCATTGCGTGTAATACCGCTACCAGTGCAGCCGTAAGCGAACTTAGGAGCAAATTTACCTTGCCGATTATAGGAATGGAGCCAGCGGTTAAATTAGGAGAGAACTCAAGTGGCGATATACTAGTCATTGCCACTCCAGCTACCATAAAAGGTGCTAAACTAAATGAGCTGATAAAACGATCAAATTTAAGCGATAAAACATATCTCTTGCCTATGCCTAGGCTTGTGGAGTTTGCCCAAAATATGGAGTTTGATACTGATAAAGTGCGTAGGTATATCGCTAAGGAGCTAGAGCGATTTAATAGAGAAAATATCTCGCTTTTGGTGCTAGGATGTACGCATTTTAACTATTTTAAAGATAGCTTTAATGCTTTAATGCCAAATTGTAAGATTGTAGATGGCGTTAGCGGGACAATCCGCCAAATCAAAAGAAAAATCAGCGAAATAGGAACATGTGGTAAAACTCAACCAGTAAGGCTAACTTACTACTCATCTAAAAGAAAAGAGAGTATAAATCGCATTGCCCCATTTCTATCAAGGCTTGATAAGATGGCTAAGATTTAA
- a CDS encoding menaquinone biosynthesis decarboxylase — translation MQRYINLLKENNLLKIIDEPCDIELEIAHLSYIEVKKSDSKALLFTNPTNKNGDKFPPVITNIFGSFKALELIFGRNIDDIANEISMLLKPKKPNSIKEKIDFFSHILSLKSIFPKRLKGKGVCQECQMESNLYKLPVLKTWDYDGGAFITMGQVYTKTLNGTTQNLGMYRLQIHSKDELGMHWQIHKDGAHFFCEYKKAGVKMPVSVAIGGDPLYIWCGQAPLPKNIFELMLYGFIRKKAPKLVKSLTNDIYVPFDADFVIEGFVDPNELRDEGKFGDHTGYYTPIEPFPLMKVSKITHKKNPIFSATVVGKPPLEDKYMGYATERIFLPLLQTSVPDLIDYKMPENGVFHNLILAKFNHLYPAHAQQIMHAFWGVGQMSFVKHAIFVPDDAPDLGDYENLAKFILNRFSPKSCLITSGICDQLDHASPNSCYGGKLGIDASIDYAPLPVEVISDAELLSKFKKINLDILDIYQYFTDSKNPICMVKIDKKSNLKPLFNSLLEFKRHFKIVIFVDSDARLNNPYMMTWRITNSIDAQRDIHIDGEQIFIDATRKNIDDGYTKEWPKETNCNKNIVNNLIKRGLIDDDENLFEKFEIFG, via the coding sequence ATGCAAAGATATATAAATTTACTCAAAGAAAATAATCTTTTAAAAATTATTGATGAGCCATGCGATATTGAGCTTGAGATTGCTCATCTTAGCTATATTGAGGTTAAAAAGAGTGATTCTAAAGCGTTATTATTTACCAATCCTACAAATAAAAATGGGGATAAATTTCCGCCTGTTATTACAAATATTTTTGGTAGTTTTAAGGCTTTGGAGCTGATTTTTGGGCGTAATATTGATGATATTGCCAATGAAATTTCTATGCTTTTAAAGCCTAAAAAACCAAATTCTATAAAAGAAAAGATTGACTTTTTTTCTCATATTTTAAGCTTAAAATCGATTTTTCCAAAAAGATTAAAGGGCAAAGGAGTATGCCAAGAGTGTCAGATGGAGTCAAATTTATATAAACTTCCAGTTTTAAAAACTTGGGATTACGATGGTGGCGCATTTATCACGATGGGGCAAGTCTATACTAAAACGCTAAATGGCACTACTCAAAATTTAGGAATGTATCGCCTGCAGATTCACTCAAAAGATGAGCTAGGAATGCACTGGCAAATCCACAAAGATGGGGCTCATTTTTTTTGCGAGTATAAAAAAGCAGGAGTCAAAATGCCAGTTAGCGTAGCTATCGGTGGCGATCCTTTATATATATGGTGCGGACAAGCCCCATTGCCAAAAAATATTTTTGAGCTAATGCTATATGGATTTATCCGCAAAAAAGCTCCAAAACTGGTAAAATCGCTTACTAATGATATATATGTGCCTTTTGATGCTGATTTTGTAATCGAGGGTTTTGTAGATCCAAATGAGCTAAGAGATGAGGGTAAATTTGGCGATCATACTGGGTATTACACGCCAATTGAGCCATTTCCGCTAATGAAAGTAAGCAAGATTACGCATAAAAAAAATCCGATATTTTCCGCAACCGTAGTAGGCAAACCACCTTTAGAAGATAAATATATGGGTTATGCGACAGAGCGTATATTTTTGCCACTTTTACAGACAAGTGTGCCGGATTTAATCGATTATAAAATGCCTGAAAATGGGGTATTTCATAATCTAATTTTGGCTAAATTTAACCATCTTTACCCAGCTCACGCTCAGCAGATTATGCATGCATTTTGGGGTGTGGGGCAAATGAGCTTTGTAAAGCACGCTATATTTGTCCCAGATGACGCACCAGATTTAGGAGATTATGAGAATTTGGCTAAATTTATTTTAAATAGATTTAGCCCTAAAAGTTGCTTAATCACAAGCGGAATTTGCGATCAATTAGATCATGCTAGTCCAAATTCTTGCTATGGTGGTAAGCTAGGGATTGACGCTTCTATCGATTATGCTCCTTTGCCAGTAGAGGTTATAAGCGATGCTGAGCTACTAAGTAAATTTAAAAAGATTAATCTTGATATTTTAGATATTTATCAATATTTTACCGATAGTAAAAATCCAATTTGTATGGTTAAAATAGATAAAAAGTCAAATTTAAAACCACTTTTTAATTCTCTTTTGGAATTTAAAAGGCATTTTAAGATAGTAATTTTCGTAGATAGCGACGCAAGATTAAACAATCCATATATGATGACTTGGCGTATAACAAATAGTATCGATGCGCAACGGGATATACATATAGATGGTGAGCAGATATTCATCGATGCTACTCGTAAAAATATAGATGATGGCTATACAAAAGAGTGGCCAAAGGAGACTAATTGTAATAAAAATATAGTAAATAACCTTATTAAAAGAGGCTTAATAGATGATGATGAAAATTTATTTGAGAAATTTGAGATATTTGGATAA